Proteins encoded together in one Streptomyces sp. TLI_171 window:
- a CDS encoding DUF3099 domain-containing protein gives MPKSADDDQVFRITGARSSLTEDVRGRQRRYVISMLIRTACVLLAVILWDIERWLAFAALAAGVLLPYFAVLIANAGRERAPGLPSTFAFAPDTPLMLGPGGTGGGGAAEKRPQD, from the coding sequence ATGCCCAAGAGCGCGGACGACGACCAGGTCTTCCGGATCACCGGGGCCCGCAGCAGCCTCACCGAGGACGTCCGGGGCCGGCAGCGCCGCTACGTGATCTCGATGCTGATCCGCACCGCCTGCGTGCTGCTCGCCGTGATCCTCTGGGACATCGAGCGCTGGCTGGCCTTCGCCGCGCTGGCCGCCGGTGTGCTGCTGCCGTACTTCGCGGTGCTGATCGCCAACGCGGGGCGGGAGCGCGCCCCCGGCCTGCCCTCGACCTTCGCCTTCGCACCCGACACCCCGTTGATGCTGGGGCCGGGCGGCACCGGCGGCGGCGGGGCCGCGGAGAAGCGTCCGCAGGATTGA
- a CDS encoding metallopeptidase TldD-related protein, with protein MSLTHPHELVERALELSRADGCVVIADEESTANLRWAGNGLTTNGVTRGRRLTVIATVDGATGTASGVVAQEAVTLDEVEQLVRAAEAAARAAEPAEDAQPLIAGRAADPRFTEAPETTDISVFSALAPALGEAFARARANGELLYGFARHERTSSYLGSSTGLRLRHDQPTGTVELNAKTADLSGSAWAGAATRDFADVDVTALHTDLTRRLGWGRKRLDLPAGRYETILPPSAVADLMVYLSWSAGARDAVEGRSVFSRAGGGTRIGEQLSPLPLTLRSDPAEPGLEAAPFVLSHSSGENDSVFDNGAPLSATDWLREGRLANLLTTRHSAGLAELPLTPPIDNLVLETSAPGAPTLEEMVARTERGLLLTCLWYIREVDPATLLLTGLTRDGVYLVENGEVVGAVNNFRFNESPVDLLGRITEVGRTERCLPREWGDWFTRAAMPPVRVADFNMSSVSQAS; from the coding sequence ATGTCCCTCACGCACCCCCACGAGCTGGTGGAACGCGCCCTCGAACTGTCCCGCGCCGACGGCTGCGTGGTGATCGCCGACGAGGAGTCCACCGCCAACCTGCGCTGGGCCGGCAACGGCCTGACCACCAACGGCGTGACCCGCGGCCGCCGGCTCACCGTGATCGCCACGGTGGACGGCGCCACCGGCACCGCCTCCGGCGTGGTCGCCCAGGAGGCCGTCACGCTCGACGAGGTGGAGCAGCTGGTGCGGGCCGCCGAGGCCGCCGCCCGGGCCGCCGAACCGGCCGAGGACGCGCAGCCGCTGATCGCCGGCCGGGCCGCCGACCCGCGCTTCACCGAGGCCCCCGAGACCACCGACATCTCGGTGTTCTCGGCCCTCGCGCCCGCCCTCGGCGAGGCCTTCGCCCGGGCCCGGGCGAACGGCGAGCTGCTGTACGGCTTCGCCCGGCACGAGCGCACCTCCTCCTACCTGGGCAGCTCCACCGGCCTGCGGCTGCGGCACGACCAGCCCACCGGCACCGTCGAGCTGAACGCCAAGACCGCCGACCTGTCCGGCTCCGCCTGGGCCGGCGCGGCCACCCGGGACTTCGCGGACGTCGACGTGACGGCCCTGCACACCGACCTGACCCGCCGGCTCGGCTGGGGCCGCAAGCGGCTCGACCTGCCGGCCGGGCGGTACGAGACGATCCTGCCGCCGTCCGCCGTCGCCGACCTGATGGTGTACCTGTCCTGGTCCGCCGGCGCGCGGGACGCGGTCGAGGGCCGGTCGGTGTTCTCCAGGGCGGGCGGCGGCACCCGGATCGGCGAACAGCTCAGCCCGCTGCCGCTGACCCTGCGGTCGGACCCGGCCGAGCCGGGCCTGGAGGCCGCGCCGTTCGTGCTCTCGCACTCCTCCGGGGAGAACGACTCGGTGTTCGACAACGGCGCGCCGCTGTCCGCCACCGACTGGCTGCGCGAGGGGCGGCTCGCCAACCTGCTGACCACCCGGCACTCCGCGGGCCTGGCGGAGCTGCCGCTCACCCCGCCGATCGACAACCTGGTGCTGGAGACCTCCGCCCCGGGCGCGCCGACCCTGGAGGAGATGGTCGCCCGCACCGAGCGCGGCCTGCTGCTCACCTGCCTCTGGTACATCCGCGAGGTCGACCCGGCCACCCTGCTGCTCACCGGCCTCACCCGGGACGGCGTCTACCTGGTGGAGAACGGCGAAGTGGTCGGCGCCGTCAACAACTTCCGCTTCAACGAGTCGCCGGTCGACCTGCTCGGCCGGATCACCGAAGTGGGCCGCACCGAACGCTGCCTGCCCCGCGAGTGGGGCGACTGGTTCACCCGGGCGGCGATGCCGCCGGTCCGGGTGGCCGACTTCAACATGAGCTCGGTCAGTCAGGCTTCCTGA
- a CDS encoding MBL fold metallo-hydrolase, whose product MSGADPGRTGRRALTAVAALAVAGAAAWALRELPAQFGRRPDPQDPRMRMSPQYRDGVFHNAPSEVAHTAPGMPDGGTLRRMLFEKDGRLPAEAIPLAVPEVPATAAEGVAVTWFGHASALLELDGCRVLVDPIWSDRCSPSHLAGPKRLHPVPLELAALPQVDAVLISHDHYDHLDMATVRRLMTLQSAPFAVPLGIGGHLRRWGVPEHRIIELDWDETCTLGDLTLTLTAAHHFSGRSFTRNTTLWGSWVVAGPERKVFFTGDSGYFEGFARIGEEHGPFDAALMAIGAYDAAWADIHLNPEEAVRAHLELRGGLLLPIHWCTFNLAPHRWAEPVERLLAEAKAQGVPLAVPRPGQRVEVANPPELDGWWEALA is encoded by the coding sequence ATGAGTGGTGCAGACCCTGGCCGGACGGGCCGCCGGGCGCTGACGGCGGTGGCGGCGCTGGCGGTGGCGGGTGCGGCGGCGTGGGCGCTGCGCGAGCTGCCGGCCCAGTTCGGGCGCCGGCCGGACCCGCAGGACCCGCGGATGCGGATGTCCCCGCAGTACCGGGACGGGGTGTTCCACAACGCGCCGTCCGAGGTGGCGCACACGGCGCCGGGGATGCCGGACGGCGGAACGCTGCGCCGGATGCTGTTCGAGAAGGACGGCCGGCTGCCGGCCGAGGCGATCCCGCTGGCGGTGCCGGAGGTCCCGGCGACCGCGGCCGAGGGAGTGGCGGTGACCTGGTTCGGCCACGCGTCGGCGCTGCTGGAGCTGGACGGCTGCCGGGTGCTGGTGGACCCGATCTGGTCGGACCGCTGCTCGCCCTCGCACCTGGCCGGTCCGAAGCGGCTGCACCCGGTGCCGCTGGAGCTGGCGGCGCTGCCGCAGGTGGACGCGGTGCTGATCTCGCACGACCACTACGACCACCTGGACATGGCGACGGTGCGGCGGCTGATGACCCTGCAGTCGGCGCCGTTCGCGGTGCCGCTGGGCATCGGCGGGCACCTGCGCCGCTGGGGCGTGCCGGAGCACCGGATCATCGAGCTGGACTGGGACGAGACGTGCACGCTCGGCGACCTGACGCTGACGCTGACGGCCGCGCACCACTTCTCCGGCCGGAGCTTCACCCGGAACACCACGCTGTGGGGTTCCTGGGTGGTGGCGGGTCCGGAGCGGAAGGTGTTCTTCACCGGTGACTCCGGCTACTTCGAGGGCTTCGCCCGGATCGGCGAGGAGCACGGTCCGTTCGACGCGGCGCTGATGGCGATCGGCGCGTACGACGCCGCCTGGGCCGACATCCACCTGAACCCGGAGGAGGCGGTGCGGGCGCACCTGGAGCTGCGCGGCGGTCTGCTGCTGCCGATCCACTGGTGCACCTTCAACCTGGCGCCGCACCGCTGGGCGGAGCCGGTGGAGCGGCTGCTGGCGGAGGCGAAGGCGCAGGGGGTGCCGTTGGCGGTGCCGCGCCCGGGGCAGCGGGTGGAGGTGGCCAACCCGCCGGAGCTGGACGGCTGGTGGGAGGCGCTGGCCTAG
- a CDS encoding TldD/PmbA family protein codes for MPPSALDPQFLSYPLRPLADAALSRARQLGVSHADFRLERVRSASWRLRDARPAGSSDTVQLGFAVRVLLDGAWGFAAGVDLTPQAAVAVAEQAVAVARLAGGISRAAGSDERVELAPEPVYADAEWVSGYELNPFEVPDAEKTGLLAEWSSRLLAADGVSHVSAAVLTVQENKFYADTAGTVTTQQRVRLHPWLEATSVDERTGAFDSMRTIAPPAGRGWEYLRGTGWDWDAELAELPELLAQKMRAPSVAAGRYDLVIDPSNLWLTIHESIGHATELDRALGYEAAYAGTSFATFDQLGSLKYGSELMHVTGDRTAEHGLATIGYDDEGVATQSWDLIRDGVLVGYQLDRPMARLKGFDRSNGCAYADSPAHVPVQRMANVSLQPAAGGPDTSGLVSQVENGLYIVGDRSWSIDMQRYNFQFTGQRAYAIRGGELAGQVKDFAYQATTTDFWGSMSAVGGPQTYVLGGAFNCGKAQPGQVAAVSHGCPSALFRQVNVLNTQQEAGH; via the coding sequence ATGCCCCCCTCCGCGCTGGACCCTCAGTTCCTCTCCTACCCGTTGCGCCCGCTGGCGGACGCCGCGCTGTCGCGGGCCCGCCAGTTGGGCGTCTCGCACGCCGACTTCCGCCTGGAGCGGGTCCGTTCGGCGTCCTGGCGGCTGCGGGACGCCCGGCCGGCCGGGTCCTCGGACACGGTGCAGCTGGGCTTCGCCGTCCGGGTGCTGCTGGACGGCGCGTGGGGGTTCGCCGCGGGGGTGGACCTGACGCCGCAGGCCGCGGTCGCGGTGGCCGAGCAGGCGGTGGCGGTGGCCCGGCTGGCGGGCGGGATCAGCCGGGCGGCGGGCTCCGACGAGCGGGTGGAGCTGGCCCCGGAGCCGGTGTACGCGGACGCCGAGTGGGTGTCCGGGTACGAGCTGAACCCGTTCGAGGTGCCGGACGCCGAGAAGACCGGCCTGCTCGCCGAGTGGTCCTCCCGGCTGCTGGCGGCGGACGGCGTCTCGCACGTGTCGGCGGCGGTGCTGACGGTGCAGGAGAACAAGTTCTACGCGGACACCGCGGGCACCGTGACGACGCAGCAGCGGGTGCGCCTGCACCCGTGGCTGGAGGCCACCAGTGTGGACGAGCGGACGGGCGCGTTCGACTCGATGCGCACCATCGCGCCGCCGGCCGGCCGCGGCTGGGAGTACCTGCGCGGCACGGGCTGGGACTGGGACGCCGAGCTGGCCGAGCTGCCCGAGCTGCTGGCGCAGAAGATGCGCGCGCCGAGCGTCGCCGCGGGCCGCTACGACCTGGTGATCGACCCGTCCAACCTGTGGCTGACCATCCACGAGTCGATCGGCCACGCCACCGAGCTGGACCGGGCGCTCGGCTACGAGGCCGCCTACGCGGGCACCTCGTTCGCCACCTTCGACCAGCTGGGCAGCCTGAAGTACGGCTCCGAGCTGATGCACGTCACGGGCGACCGGACGGCCGAGCACGGCCTGGCCACCATCGGGTACGACGACGAGGGCGTGGCCACCCAGTCCTGGGACCTGATCCGCGACGGCGTCCTGGTCGGGTACCAACTCGACCGCCCGATGGCCCGGTTGAAGGGCTTCGACCGCTCCAACGGCTGCGCCTACGCGGACTCCCCGGCGCACGTCCCGGTGCAGCGGATGGCCAACGTCTCGCTGCAGCCGGCCGCCGGCGGGCCGGACACCTCCGGCCTGGTCTCCCAGGTGGAGAACGGGCTGTACATCGTCGGCGACCGCTCCTGGTCGATCGACATGCAGCGGTACAACTTCCAGTTCACCGGGCAGCGCGCCTACGCCATCCGGGGCGGCGAACTCGCCGGCCAGGTCAAGGACTTCGCCTACCAGGCCACCACCACCGACTTCTGGGGCTCGATGAGCGCCGTCGGCGGCCCGCAGACGTACGTGCTCGGCGGGGCCTTCAACTGCGGCAAGGCCCAGCCGGGCCAGGTCGCCGCGGTCAGCCACGGCTGCCCGTCCGCGCTGTTCCGTCAGGTCAACGTGCTCAACACCCAGCAGGAGGCGGGTCACTGA
- a CDS encoding RNA 2'-phosphotransferase codes for MDEKRTVKTSKMLSRVLRHDPGSVGVTLDAAGWVAIDTLLAALGRHGRPLTRAELDHVVATNNKRRFAYSEDGRSIRASQGHTVEVDLGLPAAVPPEVLFHGTADRNLRYILAEGLRPMARQDVHLSADTETAVKVGSRHGRPVVLEVDAAAMAAAGHEFRVSANGVWLTDAVPVQYLRRTD; via the coding sequence ATGGACGAGAAACGCACCGTCAAGACGTCGAAGATGCTCTCCCGCGTCCTGCGACACGACCCGGGCTCCGTCGGGGTCACCCTGGACGCGGCGGGCTGGGTGGCGATCGACACCCTGCTCGCCGCGCTCGGCCGGCACGGCCGCCCGCTGACCCGGGCCGAGCTGGACCACGTGGTGGCCACCAACAACAAGCGCCGCTTCGCCTACTCCGAGGACGGCCGCTCGATCCGGGCCAGCCAGGGCCACACCGTCGAGGTGGACCTCGGCCTGCCCGCCGCCGTCCCGCCCGAGGTGCTGTTCCACGGCACCGCGGACCGCAACCTGCGGTACATCCTGGCCGAGGGCCTGCGCCCGATGGCCAGGCAGGACGTGCACCTGTCGGCCGACACCGAGACGGCCGTCAAGGTCGGCTCCCGACACGGCCGGCCGGTGGTGCTGGAGGTCGACGCGGCCGCGATGGCCGCCGCGGGCCACGAGTTCCGGGTGTCCGCGAACGGCGTCTGGCTGACCGACGCGGTGCCGGTCCAGTACCTGCGCCGGACGGACTGA